The following proteins come from a genomic window of Patescibacteria group bacterium:
- a CDS encoding lamin tail domain-containing protein yields the protein MKNKKQRFAVLTLLLLGFFNFPIYAYAADSDIVISEIGAYETSDNEWVEIYNKGAEPVDLTNWKFYEDQTNHRLSAFQNDLIIDPGEYAIIANKADLFKQKYSDFTGTIIDSSWSSLREDGEEIGLKNSAGETIEIFTYLPCPDTSLQRVDLNLNDYTTANWQVHAAANSAGKANEFPNQPPIDPPPADDPPPDDDPPADEPPTDDPPPDQPPADDPQPEDNPLASTSSNRKIVSSGTLVINEFVSDPADGEVEWLELYNKNIFDIDLAGYTITDGSGAQTNLTGTIGSNFDNKFLVIENPKGKLNNSGDAIILKDDKNNIIDAVFYGNWDNGFPENNAPVAKDPDSTARIFDGAETFNNKNDFAVTQTPTKGEANIISLTEEEKSKTATETTDKESKQKIKDKIVINELFPNPPGSDLEFEFIELKNTGDQEADLKGWQIQDASKKKYRISINDFTTTILKPNEFLAIERKISGLALNNDKETLKLISPDDKTIQTVKYSEDENVPENTSYIQDENGYWFWTITPTPGKENVLTKLNHAPEINLDCPKTANINEIITCDASDSFDLEDDELNFTWQIEDQSYASVIAQHQFKQKGTYSITLIVSDGQLETKEAQKIKITATTESSGSEVSAQTAKSTAVKSTAKKSSAKKVVSVDLKDIKNLAVGTLVKTQGVVSVLPNIFGKTMMYVAGSGIQVYMSKANWPDLKIGDLVDLNGTLSEALGEKRIKLASAQDIKVISNQDPPQPKIITSQEINNDLVGYLVQITGLLLDKNGSKFMIKDESGEAEIYFKTNTKINKANFAEGDNLKITGILSKNNEEYRILPRSEADIEKQIIPAPEASTQIPPNKLGNSVLKYLIASAVFLALSLAAVIYKFRKPKT from the coding sequence ATGAAAAACAAAAAACAAAGATTTGCGGTCCTAACTTTATTATTGTTGGGATTTTTTAATTTCCCGATTTATGCTTACGCTGCTGATTCTGATATTGTCATCTCAGAAATCGGCGCATATGAAACAAGCGACAATGAATGGGTGGAAATTTATAATAAAGGCGCAGAACCGGTTGATTTAACTAACTGGAAATTTTACGAAGACCAGACTAATCACCGCTTAAGCGCATTCCAAAACGATTTAATCATTGATCCAGGTGAATATGCCATCATCGCCAACAAAGCTGATTTGTTCAAACAAAAATATTCTGACTTTACTGGCACAATTATTGATAGCTCCTGGTCCAGTTTGCGCGAAGATGGCGAAGAAATTGGCTTAAAAAATTCTGCCGGCGAAACCATTGAAATTTTTACTTATTTGCCTTGCCCTGACACTTCTTTGCAAAGAGTTGATTTAAATTTAAATGATTATACAACGGCTAACTGGCAAGTTCATGCCGCTGCCAATTCCGCTGGCAAGGCCAATGAATTTCCAAATCAGCCTCCGATTGACCCGCCGCCGGCTGATGACCCGCCGCCCGATGACGATCCTCCGGCAGATGAGCCTCCCACAGACGACCCGCCGCCTGATCAACCGCCGGCCGATGATCCTCAACCGGAAGACAATCCCCTTGCTTCAACCTCAAGCAACAGAAAAATTGTTTCCTCCGGAACCTTAGTAATTAATGAGTTTGTCTCAGATCCGGCTGATGGAGAAGTGGAATGGCTAGAACTTTACAATAAAAATATTTTTGATATTGATTTGGCCGGCTATACAATCACTGACGGCTCAGGCGCGCAAACCAATCTGACTGGTACAATCGGCTCAAATTTTGATAATAAATTTCTGGTCATTGAGAATCCTAAGGGCAAATTAAATAATAGCGGCGATGCCATAATTTTAAAAGATGATAAAAATAATATTATTGATGCTGTCTTTTACGGCAACTGGGATAATGGCTTCCCCGAGAATAACGCGCCTGTCGCCAAAGACCCAGATTCCACAGCCAGGATTTTTGACGGTGCTGAAACTTTCAATAATAAAAATGACTTCGCAGTTACCCAAACACCGACTAAAGGTGAAGCAAATATAATTTCTTTAACAGAGGAAGAAAAAAGTAAAACAGCGACTGAAACAACAGACAAAGAAAGCAAGCAAAAAATTAAAGATAAAATTGTTATAAATGAACTTTTTCCTAATCCGCCCGGTTCTGACCTGGAATTTGAGTTCATTGAATTAAAAAATACAGGCGACCAAGAAGCAGACCTAAAGGGTTGGCAAATTCAGGATGCAAGTAAGAAAAAATATAGAATTTCTATAAATGATTTTACAACAACCATTCTCAAACCCAATGAATTCTTAGCTATTGAAAGAAAAATCAGCGGCCTGGCTTTAAACAATGACAAAGAAACTCTAAAATTAATTTCCCCTGATGATAAAACCATTCAAACAGTAAAATATAGCGAGGATGAGAATGTGCCAGAAAATACTTCTTATATCCAAGATGAAAATGGCTACTGGTTTTGGACAATTACGCCAACCCCGGGCAAAGAAAATGTTTTGACCAAGTTAAACCATGCGCCGGAAATTAATCTTGATTGTCCTAAGACAGCCAATATTAATGAAATAATCACCTGTGATGCTTCAGATTCATTTGATCTGGAAGATGATGAATTAAATTTTACCTGGCAAATAGAAGACCAATCTTATGCTTCTGTGATTGCCCAGCACCAATTCAAACAAAAAGGCACCTATTCAATTACTTTAATAGTGAGTGATGGACAGCTGGAAACTAAAGAAGCCCAAAAGATTAAAATTACTGCAACTACAGAATCAAGCGGGAGTGAAGTTAGCGCCCAAACAGCCAAAAGCACTGCTGTAAAAAGTACTGCTAAAAAATCAAGCGCAAAAAAAGTCGTCTCAGTTGATTTAAAAGATATTAAAAATTTGGCTGTTGGCACATTAGTCAAAACCCAGGGCGTTGTTTCAGTCCTGCCAAATATTTTTGGTAAAACCATGATGTATGTAGCTGGTTCTGGCATTCAGGTTTATATGTCAAAAGCTAACTGGCCTGATCTGAAAATCGGGGATTTAGTGGATTTAAACGGCACCTTGAGTGAAGCCTTGGGTGAAAAACGAATTAAACTGGCGTCTGCCCAAGATATTAAAGTTATTTCAAATCAAGATCCGCCACAACCAAAAATTATAACCTCTCAAGAAATTAACAATGATCTAGTCGGTTATTTAGTACAAATTACCGGACTGCTTTTAGATAAAAATGGCTCAAAATTTATGATCAAAGATGAAAGCGGGGAAGCGGAAATTTATTTTAAAACTAATACCAAAATCAACAAAGCTAATTTTGCTGAAGGAGATAATTTGAAAATTACCGGCATCTTGAGTAAAAATAATGAAGAATACAGAATACTACCTCGGTCTGAAGCAGATATTGAAAAACAAATAATCCCTGCCCCTGAAGCCTCCACGCAAATTCCACCCAATAAATTAGGAAATTCGGTTTTGAAATACTTAATTGCATCTGCTGTGTTTTTGGCACTAAGTTTGGCTGCGGTCATATATAAATTCCGAAAGCCAAAAACTTAA